A genomic window from Etheostoma spectabile isolate EspeVRDwgs_2016 chromosome 13, UIUC_Espe_1.0, whole genome shotgun sequence includes:
- the LOC116700069 gene encoding LOW QUALITY PROTEIN: carbonic anhydrase 4-like (The sequence of the model RefSeq protein was modified relative to this genomic sequence to represent the inferred CDS: inserted 1 base in 1 codon) — MQQLILLTSFWTICTGSADWCYLSXFTCDKQCNTPDKWGHANSDCDGHHQSPINIVTRKTLKDNRLTPFIFTNYRQIFSDSIKNNGRSVRVGVPHLSTISGGGLPTTYKAVEFHMHWGNDGEAGSEHTIDGQQYPMELHIVHMKQYYTDLTTALEDPEGVAVLGFFYERSNRVNRRYKPIINALPTITVTDSELPLPSISLSQLIPPEKNLTSFYRYKGSLTTPECNEAVIWTVFENTIPLSMSQLQLFYELQFEDGTPMVGNFRPVQPLNDRQVFWSGGNVILVSSTLLLASFAAALGLS, encoded by the exons ATGCAGCAGCTCATCCTCCTGACGTCCTTTTGGACCATCTGCACAGGATCAGCAG ATTGGTGCTATCTGT CATTCACCTGTGATAAGCAGTGCAATA cACCAGACAAGTGGGGCCACGCCAACAGCGACTGTGATGGACACCACCAGTCGCCCATCAACATCGTCACCAGGAAGACTTTGAAAGACAACCGACTGACTCCTTTCATCTTTACCAACTACCGGCAGATCTTCAGTGACTCAATCAAGAACAACGGACGCTCAG TCAGGGTGGGAGTTCCTCACCTCAGCACCATCTCAGGTGGAGGCCTCCCGACCACCTACAAGGCTGTGGAGTTCCACATGCACTGGGGCAACGACGGAGAGGCCGGCTCCGAACACACCATCGATGGACAGCAGTATCCCATGGAG CTGCACATTGTTCACATGAAGCAATATTACACTGATCTGACAACAGCACTAGAAGACCCAGAGGGAGTTGCAGTCCTTGGGTTCTTCTATGAG AGGTCCAACAGAGTCAACCGAAGGTATAAGCCCATCATCAACGCTCTGCCAACCATCACAGTTACAG ATAGCGAACTTCCTCTGCCTTCCATCTCACTGTCACAACTGATCCCACCTGAGAAGAATCTGACCAGCTTTTACCGCTACAAGGGCTCTCTGACCACCCCAGAGTGCAATGAGGCTGTAATTTGGACTGTGTTTGAGAATACCATCCCTCTGAGCATGAGTCAG CTGCAGCTGTTCTATGAGCTTCAGTTTGAAGATGGAACGCCAATGGTGGGGAACTTCAGGCCGGTCCAGCCTCTGAACGACCGGCAGGTGTTCTGGTCGGGAGGCAATGTGATCCTGGTCAGTTCCACCCTCCTCTTAGCCTCCTTCGCCGCGGCCTTGGGACTGTCCTAA